A portion of the Anthonomus grandis grandis chromosome 7, icAntGran1.3, whole genome shotgun sequence genome contains these proteins:
- the LOC126738696 gene encoding putative nuclease HARBI1, which produces MSSDEDAILLLALVHRRRKRKQKRKFWVHPYFTANQEKIAFVSGRSKEIIEDPIKFQSFYRMSRDSFLVLLYKLEPLIAKQNTKFRESITPEEKLIITLRYFATGLSFKQLSFHFMRGDSTIGRIVEEVSDSIWECLREEYMPVPNEEIWIATAKRFNDLWNLPNCVVSIEGKHIRINCPAKSESAFYNYKNYFFIQLLAIADADSNFIAIDVGAYGRNGDGAVFRRSSIDGIYFKAGTLNFPQSQPLPKEPHEPTFPYYLVGDAAFPLSTHLLKPFPMRGITNQKRIFNYRLSRARRSVECAFGILVSKFKLLQGPILCSSEKTDKIVKALCILHNFIRKREGKLSKIVPLTFRALCLVDDRPKM; this is translated from the exons ATGTCGTCGGACGAGGATGCAATTTTATTACTCGCGTTGGTTCACCGAcgtagaaaaagaaaacaaaaaagaaagttttGGGTTCATCCATACTTTACTGCCAATCAAGAGAAAATTGCATTCGTAAGCGGCAGATCAAAAGAAATCATCGAAGATCCTATAAAATTTCAATCGTTCTACAGAATGTCACGAGATAGCTTTCTTGTATTACTTTATAAACTGGAACCCCTTATCGCCaagcaaaatacaaaatttcgtGAGTCTATAACAcctgaagaaaaattaataataacgttgcg ataCTTTGCTACGGGATTAAGTTTTAAGCAATTGTCTTTTCATTTTATGAGGGGTGACAGTACCATAGGACGAATAGTCGAAGAAGTATCGGATAGTATTTGGGAATGTTTGCGCGAGGAATATATGCCCGTTCCTAACGAAGAAATATGGATTGCCACAGCAAAGAGGTTTAACGATTTATGGAATTTGCCAAACTGTGTAGTAAGTATTGAGGGCAAGCATATTAGAATAAACTGTCCTGCTAAATCTGAATCGGcattttacaattataaaaattatttttttatacagttgTTAGCTATCGCAGATGCCGACAGTAACTTTATTGCTATTGATGTGGGTGCTTATGGCAGAAATGGCGATGGTGCCGTTTTCCGTAGATCAAGTATTGATggtatatattttaaagcagGCACACTGAATTTTCCACAATCGCAGCCATTACCAAAGGAGCCACATGAGCCGACTTTTCCGTACTACCTTGTAGGTGATGCAGCATTTCCACTTTCAACGCATTTGCTGAAACCATTTCCAATGAGAGGAATAACAAATCAAAAACGGATATTTAATTATAGGCTGTCACGAGCTCGTCGAAGTGTCGAATGTGCCTTTGGAATATTGGTttcgaaatttaaattacttcaaGGTCCTATTCTCTGTTCCTCAGAAAAAACTGACAAAATTGTGAAAGCATTATGCATCTTGCAT